One window from the genome of Mumia sp. ZJ1417 encodes:
- the smpB gene encoding SsrA-binding protein SmpB gives MAKETGTKLIAQNRKARHDYHLDDVYEAGMVLSGTEVKSLREGRANLTDGWADIENGEVWLHGVHIPEYTQGTWTNHSARRKRKLLLHRREIEKIEKATSTPGVTLVPLSLYFVSGRAKVEIAVARGKKAWDKRQAIAERQATREVQAEVGRKVKGMPG, from the coding sequence ATGGCCAAGGAGACCGGCACCAAGCTGATCGCGCAGAACCGCAAGGCGCGGCACGACTACCACCTCGACGACGTGTACGAGGCGGGGATGGTGCTGTCCGGCACCGAGGTCAAGTCCTTGCGCGAGGGGCGGGCCAACCTCACCGACGGCTGGGCCGACATCGAGAACGGGGAGGTGTGGCTCCACGGGGTGCACATCCCCGAATACACGCAGGGCACTTGGACCAACCACTCCGCGCGCCGCAAGCGCAAGCTGCTGCTGCACCGTCGTGAGATCGAGAAGATCGAGAAGGCCACGTCGACGCCGGGCGTCACGCTCGTGCCGCTGTCGCTCTACTTCGTGTCGGGCCGCGCGAAGGTCGAGATCGCTGTCGCCCGGGGCAAGAAGGCCTGGGACAAGCGCCAGGCGATCGCCGAGCGCCAAGCCACCCGCGAGGTCCAGGCTGAGGTGGGGCGCAAGGTGAAGGGCATGCCCGGATGA